The Diceros bicornis minor isolate mBicDic1 chromosome 24, mDicBic1.mat.cur, whole genome shotgun sequence region CGCTGCAcatattttcataaaaaattCACTTATACCTGTACTTGGTATAGCCTATGTTGCAGGAATATGTCATCCTCCTATTGATAGTGGAGTTAATAATTTCCAAGGAGACTCTTGGTCTCTTTTTGCCCTCACGGTGGCCCATGAGTTAGGTCATACTTTGGGTATGCGACATGATGAAGAATTCTGTTTGTGTGGACAAGGTGGTTGCATCATGAATGCTGTCAGAGTGCCAGCAGAGAGATTCACCAATTGTAGTTATGCAGATTTTACAAAGACCGTCTTAAACCAAGGATCATGTCTGCACAGTCCTCCAAGTCCAGGGGAAGTCTTTGTGCTGAAGCGCTGTGGGAATGGTGTGGTTGAAGGAGAAGAAGAATGTGACTGTGGATCTATAAAGCAATGTGAACAAGATCCCTGTTGTCTGTTGAACTGCACTCTGAGGCCTGGGGCTGCTTGTGCTTTTGGGCTTTGTTGCAAAAACTGCAAGTTCATGCCATCGGGGGAACTCTGTAGACATCAGGTCAATGAATGCGACCTTCCAGAGTGGTGCAATGGGACATCCCATCAGTGCCCAGAAGATGGATATGTGCAGGACGGGATTCCCTGTAGTGACAGTGCCTACTGCTATCAAAAGAGATGTAATAACCATGATGAGCAGTGCAGGGAGATTTTTGGTGAAGGCACAAAGAGTGCATCTCAGAATTGCTATAAAGAAATCAACTCCCAGGGAAGCCATTTTGGCCACTGTGGTATAAATGGCACAACATACTTAAAATGTAATACTTCAGATATCTTTTGTGGGAGGGTTCAGTGTGAGAATGTGGGAGACATTCCCCATCTGAGAGATCACTCTACTTTGCAGCACACTCATATCAATGGTGTCACCTGCTGGGGTATTGGCTATCATTTAGGGACAGACACACCTGATATTGGTGAAGTGAAAGATGGCACCATGTGTGGGCCAGGAAAGATCTGCATACGCAGGAAGTGTGTCAGTCTGTCTCTCCTGTCACAAGTCTGCCTGCCTGAGACCTGCAACATGAAGGGGATCTGCAATAATAAACATCACTGCCACTGCACCTATGGGTGGTCCCCACCCTACTGCCTGCACAGAGGCTATGGAGGTAGTGTTGACAGTGGCCCAGCATCTGCCAGAAGAGGAGTTTTCTCGCCACTCGTTGTGATTCTTAGTTTATCTGTTTTGCTTTTACTGTTGACTGCTTTATTTATGTACCGTCTAAAACATTTTGGTCCCAAGGAGACTACGGCTCATTCTGCAGGTTAAGAAAATGCCTCTCATTTAACATCCTGTGCATTATTAACTTTTAGTCTGTTGGCAGTAGAAATGTTACTACATGTCTAAAACTGAGCACATTTCTGACAGTTTACAGAGAAATACAGAGAACTTCCCTTCTATCAGTATCAGAAACATTGCCATCAAGCAAAGGTAATTCCTAACATCCTCCTATCTACTGTTCATTGTTGTAAGCAGCAAATAAAGCTCCATTTTCCCCCCCGCTAGTTCTCTGTGTTTCTTGAGCTCAAATATGACTCATGGGAAAGGCAGGAGACAGACACGTGAGGACCCAGGGATGAGTCTTGTCTCTCTGTTTACTCCCAAAGTAACTTCTCAAAGGTGCAGAGGATGTATTT contains the following coding sequences:
- the LOC131421260 gene encoding disintegrin and metalloproteinase domain-containing protein 21-like, which translates into the protein MAAGEAEVSMRVVLLLLWLGVSLSPSDLSQAGSSQCLSFLEVVIPLKVTNRGRGAKAPGWLSYSLQFGGWRHVVHMRVKKLLVSRHLPVFTYTDQHALLQDQPFVPDDCYYHGYVEGVPESLVALSTCSGGFRGTLQINDLAYEIEPIRHSSTFEHLIYKVNTNKTQFPPMRCGLTKKEIAHQQLEFEKAEKSTLKQNSANWWTHSLFLELVVVVDHNFFIYSQSNFSKVQEDVFLIINIVDSIYQQLGTYVILIGIEIWNHENVFPMINIEQVLEDFSQWKQISLSQLQYDAAHIFIKNSLIPVLGIAYVAGICHPPIDSGVNNFQGDSWSLFALTVAHELGHTLGMRHDEEFCLCGQGGCIMNAVRVPAERFTNCSYADFTKTVLNQGSCLHSPPSPGEVFVLKRCGNGVVEGEEECDCGSIKQCEQDPCCLLNCTLRPGAACAFGLCCKNCKFMPSGELCRHQVNECDLPEWCNGTSHQCPEDGYVQDGIPCSDSAYCYQKRCNNHDEQCREIFGEGTKSASQNCYKEINSQGSHFGHCGINGTTYLKCNTSDIFCGRVQCENVGDIPHLRDHSTLQHTHINGVTCWGIGYHLGTDTPDIGEVKDGTMCGPGKICIRRKCVSLSLLSQVCLPETCNMKGICNNKHHCHCTYGWSPPYCLHRGYGGSVDSGPASARRGVFSPLVVILSLSVLLLLLTALFMYRLKHFGPKETTAHSAG